The Acidobacteriota bacterium genome window below encodes:
- a CDS encoding helix-turn-helix domain-containing protein — MKDQLDRLITEMLDRGLLFEEATKEFEKQFIMKCLERSGGNRTQTARTLGIHRNTLQKKLSSSNHSNPRKKAVPTKKRLTR, encoded by the coding sequence GTGAAAGACCAACTGGACCGCCTGATCACCGAAATGCTGGATCGAGGGCTTCTCTTTGAAGAAGCCACCAAGGAATTTGAAAAACAGTTTATCATGAAGTGTTTAGAGCGATCCGGGGGCAATCGGACCCAGACCGCCAGGACGCTGGGAATCCACCGCAACACCCTTCAAAAAAAGCTCTCTTCATCCAACCACTCCAACCCCCGAAAAAAAGCCGTTCCAACCAAAAAACGCTTGACTCGGTAG
- a CDS encoding YraN family protein yields MGMKGELVAYAYLKRQGYRIVAHRYRSRSGEIDLIGWDGDVLAFIEVKYRRNRLYGGPEEAVGLAKQRRICGAAADYRRGLRRKAAVWRFDIVGIQGDWEHPELSLFKDAFRVPGRVGW; encoded by the coding sequence ATGGGAATGAAAGGAGAATTGGTCGCCTACGCCTATCTGAAGCGGCAAGGGTATCGCATTGTCGCCCACCGCTACCGCAGCCGCTCAGGGGAGATCGATCTCATCGGTTGGGATGGAGACGTCCTGGCCTTCATTGAGGTGAAATATCGCCGGAATCGTCTATACGGAGGGCCCGAGGAAGCGGTGGGTCTTGCCAAGCAGCGGCGGATCTGTGGAGCAGCCGCCGACTATCGCCGGGGACTTCGTCGAAAAGCGGCGGTCTGGCGCTTCGACATCGTGGGCATTCAAGGGGACTGGGAGCATCCCGAGCTCTCCCTTTTCAAGGATGCCTTCAGGGTGCCGGGGAGGGTTGGCTGGTAG
- a CDS encoding phosphoribosylaminoimidazolesuccinocarboxamide synthase encodes MAAESLQTEVNLPHHHLVGRGKVRDNYEIGDHLLIIATDRISAFDYVLASGIPNKGRILTQMSLFWFERIADIVPHHLVTADVEEFPADLQPFGHLLAGRSMLVKKAEVFPVECVVRGYLAGSGWKEYQRSQSVCGIQLPSGLPESARLEEPVFTPATKATTGHDENISFERMVELIGQDTAERLRDITLSIYCKARDYAATKGFIIADTKFEFGAYQGDIILVDEVLTPDSSRFWLASDYEPGKPQQPFDKQFVRNYLEEIQWNKQPPAPKLPDWVVEATSRKYMDAFERLTDRKLDS; translated from the coding sequence ATGGCCGCAGAGAGCCTGCAAACCGAGGTGAACTTACCCCATCACCACCTGGTCGGAAGAGGCAAGGTCCGAGACAACTACGAAATTGGGGACCACCTGCTGATCATCGCCACAGACAGAATTTCGGCCTTCGACTATGTGCTGGCCAGTGGCATTCCCAACAAGGGACGCATCCTGACCCAGATGTCGCTCTTCTGGTTCGAGCGCATCGCCGATATTGTTCCTCACCACCTGGTAACAGCCGACGTCGAGGAGTTTCCAGCCGATCTTCAACCCTTTGGCCACCTGCTGGCCGGACGATCGATGCTGGTGAAGAAAGCCGAGGTCTTTCCGGTGGAATGCGTGGTCAGGGGTTACCTGGCCGGATCGGGCTGGAAGGAGTATCAGCGGTCCCAGTCGGTTTGCGGCATCCAGCTGCCCTCAGGACTGCCGGAATCGGCCCGCCTGGAGGAGCCTGTTTTTACTCCCGCCACCAAGGCCACCACCGGTCACGACGAAAATATCTCCTTTGAACGAATGGTCGAGCTGATTGGGCAGGACACGGCCGAAAGGCTCCGTGACATCACTTTGTCCATCTACTGCAAGGCCCGCGACTACGCGGCTACCAAGGGCTTCATCATTGCCGACACCAAGTTTGAGTTCGGCGCCTACCAGGGCGACATCATTCTCGTCGACGAAGTCCTGACTCCAGACTCTTCCCGGTTCTGGCTGGCTTCCGACTACGAGCCCGGCAAACCCCAGCAGCCATTCGACAAGCAGTTCGTGCGGAACTACCTGGAAGAGATTCAGTGGAACAAGCAGCCTCCCGCGCCCAAGCTGCCCGACTGGGTCGTGGAAGCGACCAGCCGGAAGTACATGGATGCTTTCGAGCGCCTCACCGACAGAAAACTGGATAGCTGA
- the smc gene encoding chromosome segregation protein SMC: protein MLKLKQIQIQGFKSFADKTELTFDGSGIAAIVGPNGCGKSNISDAIAWVLGEQSARTLRGGRMRDVIFNGTRSRLPLGLAEVSVVLFDPERAEEPASTASSASTTALAGNGPTVGQDGAPGKGEAMNEGSGRTIPFEARPASTSKKRRRQSRKPAKPGELVVSRRLFRSGESEYLLNGRKVRLRDVQETFLGTGLGPDSYALIEQDRVGLILSSKPSDRRAIIEEAAGVTKFKVKRKLASSKLEQAKQNLLRVNDITEEVSRQLDTLKRQAGKAHRFRELSQEARNLSRSLFSARARHLKAQLSQVSEEFDRFQDQVDRKQEYIQQQETHFRRENDAHFEAETALKGQRERLSLLQMDNQRDQQTIQHQKDRYDQLEVRSRENALELQLLSEQEEQFHAQVGEKQQALQQVTRQFDSLDEQYDARNREQELRQKKLGELETAGDRLRSEQLDLLSRATTLRSAVTQMDEHEKQLGLQSVRLENERNQAARDHRSLADTREKAGNRHADEEARLRELADRVKALSADVDREREQQIRARQQVAEKREDLSAQDQRLQSLQELAAHHAYSAESVRMLLSVADRSGGADFRTHGILADLVEVNAEHEKTVEQFVRHELEYFLVDSPSNAREGIDLLRKSGAGRSTFLFPGNGASDLAPDTLEALVQDLADGDPRLIPMSRVIRVPSRHRQGLRSALPHLFHSLIAPSYEAALEIAHAHPKLTVLTPQGEVFRGQLISGGSGDQRGHLSLKREIRELGRRLESARRDLLSLEERFQALDRSVQSGEQELTRVNRQVQELEKELVGSDHRLEYLAGELERLSQREREFAGELRSVAQERSEIGRRRLQSGSEIARAEARKTEVGRAIDSNQADWRSLRDEWLQHSRQLSQTGSELAACGERKLATEADLERVQANLQACLQRRTRLDAQREEWSGQSLEIRNSVRQLEETVFNRAVQRASLEAEIRIREGRLEASRKAQAQLGEELQGWRLELDELRNRKTQIEVDRARLTSDYSHLEETCRQELGELLESLQVEGAGEFNQETYRKAEERYLRLRKRLDSMGPVNMMALEEFQECEERFDFLNRQRRDLLDSIEDTGAAIREIDEVSCEQFQQAFDAVNLNFRESFRELFGGGRGEMKLLDPQDLLETGIEIVAQPPGKRLQNVLLLSGGEKALTAIALLLAIFSYQPSPFCVLDEVDAPLDDVNLGRYSQKIKSMSGETQFLLITHSKRTMEAADALYGVTMEEAGVSKLVSVRMN, encoded by the coding sequence TTGCTGAAACTGAAGCAAATCCAGATTCAAGGCTTCAAATCCTTCGCTGACAAAACCGAACTGACTTTTGACGGATCCGGCATCGCCGCTATCGTGGGACCCAACGGTTGCGGCAAGAGCAACATCTCGGATGCCATTGCATGGGTGTTGGGGGAGCAGAGCGCCCGAACCCTTCGGGGCGGGAGAATGCGGGACGTGATTTTTAACGGAACCCGCTCCCGGCTGCCCCTGGGGCTGGCCGAGGTCAGCGTGGTTCTGTTCGATCCGGAGAGGGCAGAGGAACCGGCCTCGACCGCCTCCTCTGCCTCAACGACGGCTTTGGCCGGCAACGGTCCGACAGTCGGCCAAGACGGCGCCCCTGGCAAGGGTGAGGCAATGAACGAGGGTTCCGGCCGGACCATTCCCTTCGAGGCCAGACCTGCCTCAACCTCCAAAAAGAGGAGAAGACAGTCCAGGAAGCCCGCCAAACCGGGAGAGTTGGTGGTGTCCCGGCGCCTCTTTCGTTCGGGAGAGAGCGAGTACCTTCTCAACGGAAGGAAGGTCCGCCTGCGGGACGTTCAGGAGACATTCCTGGGAACCGGACTGGGACCGGATTCCTATGCGCTGATAGAGCAGGACCGGGTAGGACTGATCCTCAGCTCCAAACCCTCGGACCGACGGGCCATTATCGAGGAGGCGGCCGGGGTCACCAAATTCAAGGTCAAGCGCAAGCTGGCCTCCTCGAAACTGGAACAGGCCAAACAGAACCTGCTCCGTGTCAACGATATCACCGAGGAGGTTTCCCGCCAGCTCGACACCCTCAAGCGCCAGGCCGGCAAGGCCCACCGCTTCCGGGAACTCAGCCAGGAAGCCCGAAATCTCTCCAGGAGCCTCTTCTCCGCCCGCGCCCGCCACCTGAAGGCCCAACTGAGCCAGGTATCGGAAGAGTTCGATCGATTCCAGGACCAGGTCGATCGGAAACAGGAATACATCCAGCAGCAGGAGACCCATTTTCGCCGAGAGAACGACGCTCACTTCGAGGCCGAGACCGCATTGAAAGGGCAACGTGAACGGTTGTCCCTGTTGCAGATGGATAACCAGAGGGATCAGCAGACGATTCAGCATCAGAAGGACCGGTACGACCAACTGGAAGTCCGGTCTCGCGAAAATGCCCTCGAGCTCCAGTTGCTCTCGGAGCAGGAGGAGCAATTTCATGCGCAGGTCGGCGAAAAGCAGCAGGCCCTCCAGCAGGTGACCCGGCAATTCGACAGCCTGGACGAGCAGTACGACGCTCGCAATCGGGAGCAGGAACTCCGGCAGAAGAAGCTGGGCGAACTGGAGACCGCGGGAGACCGACTGAGGTCGGAACAACTGGACCTACTGAGTCGGGCGACCACCCTTCGCAGCGCCGTCACCCAGATGGACGAGCACGAGAAGCAGCTGGGGCTGCAGTCCGTTCGCCTGGAAAACGAACGCAATCAGGCAGCCCGGGATCACCGGAGCCTGGCGGACACCCGTGAAAAGGCCGGCAACCGACACGCCGACGAGGAAGCGCGCCTGCGGGAGTTGGCCGACAGGGTCAAAGCACTCTCGGCAGACGTCGACCGGGAACGGGAGCAGCAGATTCGAGCGCGGCAGCAGGTGGCTGAGAAACGGGAAGACCTCAGTGCGCAGGATCAACGACTTCAGTCTCTTCAGGAGCTGGCTGCCCATCATGCCTACAGCGCCGAATCGGTGCGGATGCTGTTGTCGGTTGCCGACCGGTCCGGCGGCGCCGATTTTCGGACCCACGGCATCCTGGCCGATCTGGTAGAGGTGAATGCCGAGCACGAGAAGACCGTAGAACAGTTTGTGCGTCATGAGCTCGAATATTTCCTGGTGGATTCTCCGTCCAACGCGCGGGAGGGCATCGATCTGCTGCGCAAGAGCGGCGCCGGCAGATCCACTTTTCTGTTCCCCGGCAATGGCGCCTCCGACCTGGCCCCAGACACTCTTGAAGCCCTGGTTCAGGATCTGGCCGATGGAGACCCACGGCTCATTCCCATGAGCCGCGTCATCCGTGTGCCCTCCCGCCATCGCCAGGGGCTGCGCTCTGCCCTCCCCCATCTGTTCCACAGCCTCATTGCCCCCAGCTACGAGGCGGCCCTGGAGATCGCTCACGCCCATCCGAAGTTGACGGTGCTGACGCCCCAGGGTGAGGTGTTTCGAGGACAGCTCATTTCCGGCGGCAGCGGGGACCAGCGCGGACACCTCTCCCTGAAGCGAGAGATCCGCGAGTTGGGCCGCCGGCTCGAATCGGCCCGACGGGACCTGCTGTCGCTGGAGGAACGGTTCCAGGCTCTGGACCGGTCGGTGCAGTCCGGCGAGCAGGAGCTGACCCGGGTGAACCGGCAGGTGCAGGAACTGGAAAAGGAGCTGGTAGGCTCCGATCACCGGCTTGAGTACCTCGCCGGCGAGCTCGAACGCCTCAGCCAAAGGGAGCGGGAATTCGCCGGGGAACTCCGGAGCGTGGCTCAAGAGCGGTCGGAAATCGGCCGGCGCCGCCTCCAGTCCGGATCGGAAATCGCGCGGGCCGAAGCACGCAAGACCGAGGTAGGCCGGGCCATCGACTCGAATCAAGCCGACTGGCGCAGCTTGAGGGACGAATGGTTGCAACATTCGCGGCAGCTCAGCCAAACAGGCTCGGAGCTGGCCGCTTGCGGCGAGCGCAAGCTCGCTACCGAGGCCGACCTGGAACGGGTTCAAGCCAACCTGCAAGCCTGCCTCCAACGCAGGACCAGGCTTGACGCCCAGCGAGAGGAGTGGTCCGGTCAGAGCCTGGAGATACGGAATTCGGTTCGACAACTGGAGGAAACCGTCTTCAATCGAGCCGTGCAACGCGCTTCTCTGGAGGCTGAGATCCGGATCAGGGAGGGCCGGTTGGAGGCGTCCCGAAAGGCCCAGGCACAACTGGGAGAAGAGCTGCAGGGGTGGCGCCTGGAACTGGACGAACTAAGGAACCGGAAGACGCAAATCGAGGTCGACCGCGCCCGGCTCACCTCCGACTATTCCCATCTGGAAGAAACCTGCCGCCAGGAATTGGGGGAACTGCTGGAATCGCTTCAGGTGGAGGGGGCCGGCGAATTCAACCAGGAAACCTATCGGAAAGCGGAGGAACGCTACCTCCGGCTAAGGAAACGCCTGGATTCCATGGGACCGGTGAACATGATGGCCCTGGAGGAATTCCAGGAATGCGAGGAGCGATTCGATTTCCTCAACCGGCAACGCCGGGACCTGCTCGATTCCATTGAGGACACCGGCGCCGCCATCCGCGAGATCGACGAGGTCTCCTGCGAGCAGTTTCAGCAAGCCTTCGACGCCGTGAACCTGAACTTCAGGGAAAGCTTCCGCGAATTGTTCGGAGGGGGGCGGGGCGAAATGAAATTGCTGGACCCTCAGGATCTGCTGGAGACGGGGATCGAGATCGTCGCCCAGCCGCCGGGGAAACGATTGCAGAATGTGCTGCTCCTCTCGGGCGGCGAAAAGGCGTTGACCGCCATCGCCCTTCTGCTGGCCATTTTCAGCTACCAACCCAGCCCTTTTTGCGTTCTGGATGAAGTCGACGCTCCCCTGGACGACGTCAACCTGGGGCGGTACTCGCAGAAGATCAAATCCATGAGCGGGGAGACCCAATTCCTGCTCATCACCCACAGCAAGCGCACCATGGAGGCGGCTGACGCACTCTATGGAGTGACCATGGAAGAGGCCGGCGTGTCCAAGCTGGTCTCGGTCCGGATGAACTGA
- the cysS gene encoding cysteine--tRNA ligase: MMLRLSNTLSGRIEPFQPLEPRQVKMYTCGPTVYDFVHIGNLRTFVFQDILKRYLRYKGFGVFHVMNITDVDDKTIRNSEAQTIAQLKTFTDRFTQAFFEDCDRLGIEKPDRAVHATDHIDDMVALIRQLQSGGYTYEKDGSIYFRIESFEDYGKLAKLDREGIRAGARVDVDEYDKQDARDFVLWKAPKNGEPRWETPLGPGRPGWHIECSAMSMKYLGETFDLHCGAVDLIFPHHENEIAQSEAATAKPFVRYWVHGEHLIVDGEKMSKSKGNFFTLRDLLEKGIQPGAIRYALQSVPYKRQLNFTADAVRQAEASLQRLQDFRQRIETEALPTGANHELQSGCKAVLEKFEEAMDQDLNTAQALAAVFDWVRQVNTALAAGRVHDADGSAILATMDRLNRVLPLWESEESGLDPRIQSLIEQRSRARKARDFALADELRNRIFDLGYLVEDTKDGVRWKKR; the protein is encoded by the coding sequence ATCATGCTGCGGTTGTCCAACACCCTCTCCGGAAGGATCGAACCCTTTCAGCCGCTGGAACCCCGGCAGGTCAAAATGTACACCTGTGGTCCAACGGTGTACGACTTTGTCCACATCGGAAACCTCAGAACCTTCGTCTTTCAGGACATTCTGAAGCGCTATCTGCGGTACAAGGGCTTCGGAGTCTTTCACGTCATGAACATCACCGACGTTGACGACAAGACCATCCGGAATTCCGAGGCGCAAACCATCGCTCAGCTCAAAACATTTACGGACCGCTTTACCCAAGCCTTTTTCGAGGACTGCGATCGGCTGGGCATCGAGAAACCCGACCGAGCTGTTCACGCGACCGATCACATCGATGACATGGTGGCCCTGATCCGGCAGCTTCAGTCCGGGGGTTACACCTACGAGAAAGACGGATCGATCTATTTCCGGATCGAGTCCTTCGAGGACTACGGGAAGCTTGCCAAGCTGGACCGTGAGGGAATCCGGGCAGGGGCTCGGGTGGACGTGGACGAATACGACAAGCAGGATGCGCGGGACTTCGTCTTGTGGAAGGCCCCCAAGAACGGGGAACCCCGATGGGAGACTCCCCTGGGTCCCGGTCGTCCGGGATGGCACATCGAGTGTTCAGCCATGAGCATGAAATATCTGGGCGAGACCTTCGACCTGCATTGCGGCGCGGTGGATCTCATCTTTCCCCACCACGAGAACGAGATTGCTCAAAGCGAGGCCGCCACCGCCAAGCCCTTCGTGCGCTACTGGGTTCACGGGGAGCATCTCATCGTGGACGGCGAGAAGATGTCCAAGTCCAAGGGCAATTTCTTTACCCTTCGGGACTTGCTCGAGAAGGGGATTCAACCCGGAGCCATCCGTTACGCTCTGCAGAGCGTTCCTTATAAACGTCAACTCAACTTCACGGCGGATGCCGTAAGGCAGGCCGAGGCCTCGCTCCAGCGGCTGCAGGATTTCAGGCAGCGGATCGAAACCGAGGCTCTGCCGACGGGCGCCAATCACGAACTCCAGTCCGGCTGCAAGGCGGTTCTGGAGAAGTTCGAGGAGGCCATGGACCAGGACCTCAACACGGCCCAGGCCCTGGCGGCCGTCTTTGACTGGGTGCGTCAGGTCAATACCGCCCTGGCGGCCGGCCGGGTCCATGACGCCGACGGCTCGGCGATTCTGGCCACCATGGACAGGCTCAACCGGGTCCTGCCGCTCTGGGAGTCTGAAGAGTCCGGGCTGGACCCCCGGATCCAAAGCCTTATCGAGCAAAGAAGCCGGGCGCGGAAGGCCCGAGACTTCGCTCTGGCGGACGAGCTCCGCAACCGGATTTTCGACCTGGGCTACCTGGTCGAGGACACCAAGGACGGCGTCCGCTGGAAGAAGCGATAG
- a CDS encoding PHP domain-containing protein, protein MSRFYDLHIHSNYSSDADHPPRRLFEMACQAGLAGLCISDHDTVAAIAEGTRLAREFPLEFYPNVEISTHYLTRKFHVLAPLVDYRSAELQSRLQGLAEGRRQQAKARVERLRHSGFGITFEEVIRAIGNPIPTGPAIAQALLAKPESRESPRLHRYLHGKDAARGVIAFYRDFFAPGKPAFAEMERLGTLEALQLIRRAGGVPVLAHPGAPGYEADENVLQTFVAHGLVGLEVYSSYHEPRSTRRFSDWAARWNLVKTAGSDFHGRVKPHVRIGSVKVRGKEMIEELMDRRD, encoded by the coding sequence ATGTCTCGCTTCTACGACCTACACATTCATTCGAATTACTCCAGTGACGCCGACCATCCCCCCCGGCGGCTTTTTGAAATGGCTTGCCAAGCCGGTCTTGCCGGTCTGTGCATCTCCGACCACGACACGGTGGCGGCCATCGCCGAGGGAACACGCCTGGCCCGGGAGTTTCCCCTTGAGTTTTACCCCAACGTCGAGATCAGCACTCATTACCTGACCCGCAAGTTCCACGTGCTGGCCCCCCTGGTCGATTACCGGTCTGCCGAGTTGCAGTCAAGGCTTCAAGGCTTGGCCGAGGGAAGACGTCAACAGGCGAAGGCAAGGGTGGAACGGCTGCGGCATTCAGGTTTCGGGATTACATTTGAAGAGGTCATCCGAGCTATCGGCAACCCGATACCGACGGGTCCGGCCATCGCTCAAGCCCTCTTGGCGAAACCCGAATCCCGGGAGTCTCCCAGGCTGCATCGCTATCTTCACGGGAAGGACGCCGCCCGAGGGGTCATTGCCTTTTATCGAGACTTCTTTGCCCCTGGGAAACCCGCTTTTGCCGAGATGGAGAGGCTCGGAACCCTGGAAGCCCTGCAGTTGATCCGCCGGGCAGGCGGCGTGCCGGTATTGGCCCACCCGGGGGCTCCCGGCTATGAGGCCGACGAGAATGTTCTGCAGACCTTTGTCGCTCATGGACTGGTCGGTTTGGAAGTCTATTCCTCCTACCATGAGCCCCGGTCGACTCGACGGTTCTCCGACTGGGCGGCCCGCTGGAATCTGGTGAAGACGGCGGGCTCCGATTTTCACGGGAGAGTCAAACCGCACGTTCGCATTGGCTCCGTTAAAGTCCGCGGCAAAGAGATGATTGAAGAGCTGATGGACAGGAGGGACTGA
- a CDS encoding CvpA family protein, with protein sequence MELLRELNSLDWVILAVVFISVFGSLLKGFAREAISLGSVVVGIVLASWLYSMTTGFFLQFVTSQDLAAILGFVTIFSGCLIAGALVSFFVHKFVRLAHLQWFDRVLGAAFGLIRGWLIAAVLVLLLTAFPIKLASIQEARLAPFLLVSARVLILITPQTLKDRFMEGYGEVERLWREQSEPPSEEEA encoded by the coding sequence ATGGAGCTTCTCCGCGAACTGAACTCCCTCGACTGGGTCATCCTGGCGGTGGTGTTCATCTCCGTGTTTGGCAGTCTGCTGAAGGGCTTCGCCCGAGAGGCCATCTCTCTGGGGTCGGTGGTGGTTGGAATCGTGCTGGCTTCCTGGCTGTACTCGATGACCACCGGTTTCTTTCTTCAGTTCGTCACGAGCCAGGACCTTGCCGCCATCCTGGGCTTTGTGACGATTTTCTCGGGATGCCTGATTGCAGGAGCCCTGGTCTCCTTCTTCGTCCACAAATTCGTGAGACTGGCACACCTGCAGTGGTTCGACCGCGTGCTGGGAGCCGCTTTCGGACTGATTCGCGGATGGCTGATCGCTGCCGTTCTGGTTCTGCTCCTGACAGCCTTCCCGATAAAGTTGGCCAGCATCCAGGAAGCCAGGTTGGCCCCGTTCCTCCTGGTCAGCGCCCGGGTCCTGATCCTGATCACCCCTCAGACCCTGAAGGATCGATTCATGGAAGGCTACGGCGAAGTGGAGAGACTCTGGCGGGAACAGTCCGAGCCGCCGAGTGAAGAGGAAGCCTAG
- the groL gene encoding chaperonin GroEL (60 kDa chaperone family; promotes refolding of misfolded polypeptides especially under stressful conditions; forms two stacked rings of heptamers to form a barrel-shaped 14mer; ends can be capped by GroES; misfolded proteins enter the barrel where they are refolded when GroES binds), with protein sequence MAKRITHGEDSRQAILKGVNQLADAVRITLGPKGRNVVLDKKFGSPTITKDGVTVAKEVELKDVEENMGAQMVREVASKTSDVAGDGTTTATVLAQAIFREGVKTVAAGANPMALKRGIDKAVDRAVDEIGSLSKPVRGEAIAQVGTVSANGDATIGTIISEAMAKVGKDGVITVEEAKTIETALEVVEGMQFDRGYLSPYFVTDPERMECALENALILLHEKKISSMKDLLPLLEQIAKTGKPFVIVAEEVEGEALATLVVNKLRGTLNCAAVKAPGFGDRRKAMLEDIAILTGGRVISEDLGIKLENVQLGDLGDAKKITIDKDNTTIVEGSGASSDIQGRVNQLRAQIDETTSDYDREKLQERLAKLVGGVAVIKVGAATETEMKEKKARVEDAMHATRAAVEEGIVAGGGVSLIRAIPSLDTLDLDGDEQIGCNIVRRALEEPLRQIAQNAGVEGAVVVSRVGGETGNNGYNAATDTYGDLVEAGVIDPAKVTRTALQNAASIAGLLLTTEALVADIPEEDKTPPPAPPHGGGMY encoded by the coding sequence ATGGCAAAGCGAATTACTCACGGTGAAGATTCCCGTCAAGCCATCCTGAAGGGTGTCAATCAGTTGGCCGACGCGGTTCGCATCACCCTGGGTCCCAAGGGACGGAACGTCGTCCTGGACAAGAAATTCGGGTCGCCGACCATTACCAAGGACGGGGTCACCGTGGCCAAGGAGGTCGAACTCAAGGACGTCGAGGAAAACATGGGCGCCCAGATGGTTCGGGAAGTGGCTTCCAAGACCAGCGACGTGGCTGGGGACGGGACGACCACGGCGACGGTTCTGGCTCAGGCGATTTTCCGGGAAGGCGTCAAGACGGTCGCGGCCGGAGCCAATCCGATGGCTCTGAAGCGTGGCATCGACAAGGCGGTCGACAGAGCCGTTGACGAAATCGGCAGCTTGTCAAAGCCGGTGCGGGGAGAGGCCATTGCCCAGGTCGGCACCGTTTCCGCCAACGGGGATGCCACCATCGGCACCATCATTTCCGAGGCCATGGCCAAGGTAGGCAAGGACGGAGTCATCACGGTCGAGGAAGCCAAGACCATCGAAACCGCCCTGGAGGTGGTGGAGGGCATGCAGTTCGACCGCGGCTACCTGTCTCCCTACTTTGTGACCGACCCGGAGCGGATGGAATGCGCGCTGGAGAATGCCCTCATTCTCCTCCATGAGAAGAAGATCAGCTCCATGAAAGATCTACTTCCCCTGCTGGAGCAGATTGCCAAAACCGGAAAGCCGTTCGTCATTGTGGCCGAGGAAGTGGAAGGCGAGGCCCTGGCAACGCTTGTAGTGAACAAGTTGCGCGGAACGCTCAACTGCGCGGCCGTGAAGGCGCCCGGATTTGGCGACCGGCGCAAGGCCATGCTGGAAGACATTGCCATCCTGACCGGTGGCAGAGTCATCAGCGAGGACCTGGGCATCAAGCTGGAGAATGTTCAGCTTGGCGACCTCGGCGACGCCAAGAAGATCACCATCGACAAGGACAACACCACCATCGTGGAGGGTTCGGGAGCAAGTTCCGACATCCAGGGCCGGGTCAATCAGTTGAGGGCCCAGATCGACGAGACGACTTCCGACTACGACCGGGAAAAGCTGCAGGAACGGCTTGCCAAGCTGGTTGGCGGAGTAGCCGTCATCAAGGTGGGCGCGGCGACCGAAACCGAGATGAAAGAGAAGAAGGCTCGCGTCGAAGATGCGATGCACGCCACCCGGGCTGCCGTCGAAGAAGGCATCGTGGCCGGTGGCGGAGTTTCCCTGATTCGAGCCATTCCCAGCCTCGACACACTCGATTTGGATGGCGATGAGCAGATCGGCTGCAACATCGTCCGCCGGGCCCTCGAGGAACCCTTGAGGCAAATCGCCCAGAATGCCGGTGTCGAGGGCGCAGTGGTCGTATCCAGGGTCGGTGGAGAAACCGGAAACAATGGCTACAACGCCGCCACCGACACTTACGGCGACCTGGTGGAGGCGGGAGTGATCGATCCAGCCAAGGTGACCCGGACAGCGTTGCAAAACGCCGCATCCATCGCGGGGCTACTGCTGACCACCGAGGCTCTGGTGGCGGACATTCCCGAGGAGGACAAGACTCCTCCGCCCGCGCCGCCCCATGGCGGCGGGATGTACTGA
- the groES gene encoding co-chaperone GroES: MKVRPLHDRILIRRIEETENIRGGIIIPDTAKEKPQEGIVVAVGNGKILDDGTRLNLEVKEGDHILFGKYSGTDIKIEGEEYLILREDEVLGILADAG, encoded by the coding sequence ATGAAGGTCAGACCGCTCCACGACCGGATACTGATCAGGCGCATCGAGGAGACCGAAAACATCAGGGGTGGGATCATCATTCCCGACACCGCCAAGGAAAAGCCCCAGGAGGGAATTGTGGTGGCGGTTGGCAATGGAAAGATCCTGGACGATGGGACCCGCTTGAACCTGGAGGTCAAAGAAGGCGATCACATACTCTTCGGCAAATATTCAGGAACCGACATCAAGATTGAAGGTGAGGAATACCTCATCCTGAGGGAAGACGAGGTCCTCGGTATTCTGGCGGACGCCGGCTAG